The region ATTCAGCAAACCCACCACATGGTGTTCCATATCGGGGGAAGAAGTGACAACCGTTGTCGCAGCATGGTACAGCCACTTTTCCATCCATTTAAAAAACGCGATTACGGGCCTACTTCTGAACCCTTTCATCTGAATCGGGAAATCTGGCCACAAATCCCTCACTTCCAAAACCCAAGGGACGCGATAAAAACGAGCTAAGATAAAAGATATTAATCCAACGGTCAGAGGTGTGGATATCCCCCAAATCACGTCTGGTTTTTTGCGTGTTCTCAATCCTGCAAAGAGGGCCTTCCATGCAAATCCACCATACGAACGAATTCTTTGCCATTTCCCCATCGCGTTGTCGAAGGATATGGGCAACCAGACGATGTCCACCCCTTCTGGAGCCAAGGGAAATAAATTTGTCTTTTTTTTATGTAAAAAATAAGGCGTAGTAATCACCTGAACAGAATGTTCTTTCCCAACCGCTTCCAAGAGCGAAAAAAGTCTTATATTTCCCGGCGTATCTGGAGTATTATAATATTGATAAAAACACAATATGTGCATATAATGATTAAGTAATAAAGATACGTTTCAACTATTTTAAGACATATATGACCGATATAGCGAACCACCTGAGGGTATCTGGCTACATTGCACTAAGTTGATCAAAATAGTTTCCCAATGGGTTTTCTGGAAATCCTTCAAAGAATGTTTGTGAAAAAAAACCTCCCCCATTGCAACCATTGATCATAGTTCGCTATCATTAGGACTGTAATATCTTTATATTCATCCTTTACCCGAGTTGGAAAGGCATTTTATATTGTACATAACAACATCTTTGAGGCAGATCTTGCATAATGCCTCGTTGCGCTCTTCAAAGATTGTAAACCAAAACATACCCTGCCTGTATTTTTGCTACAAACACAAACGATCAGACAAAATCAATCTTTTACTTGGAAGCCCAAAACGGGCCAAGGTGTTGTTTTGTGATATTATTACTTGAATCATCATCTTCAGAACCAGAGATAAATCATGTCCAGCTTCTCTCGCGCCAATGAAATCGGCCTTAACAATGGTCGTGCCAATGAATACCAACCTCCAGCTATAGGTGTTCCTACAGAGAATACTCCGTCTGAGCAGGAAATCTCATTACGTGAAATTATTGAGATTTTGATGAAAGGCCGTTGGGTCATTCTGATCACGTTCTTAGCGGTTTTGGGTGTAGTAGCGGCCTATACTTTCATGATCAAGCCTGAATATGAAGCGGTGACAATGCTTAAAATTGATACCGAAAAGTCAGGCGGAGGCTCTGCTGACATGGCGCAGTTGATCGGATTTACCTCGGCAAACCGAAATATCAACAACGAAATTGAGATGCTGAAGTCTCGAAGCCTTTCGAGGCGTGTGGCCAGTAATATTCTTGAGAACCGCTCTGGAAAAGGTAACCTAAGCCCATTACTGGAACCGGATGAAAATGGACGGGTCACGGAACGTGCAGTCGCAGCGAGAATCAAGAGAGGCATTGTTGTGAAGCAAGTTAACCCCGACGTTGACCTGATTGAAATCAAGTTCACAAGCAATTCCCCACAAGAAGCACAGTTTGTAGCGGATACCTTTGTTCGGACTTTTCAGGACTGGCGCTTAGAATCTACCCGCGAGAGTGTCTCGATGGCGCGGCAGTTTCTTGAAAAACAATATGAGCAGCTTAATGAAACGTTGAAAGGAAGTGAGCAAGAACTCGAAACATTTCTGGAAAACAAGAATGTTGTTCAGTTGGATGAGGAGGCCCGCCAATTGGTACAACAAGCCAATGAAATCAAGTTAGAGTCCGACAAAGCAAGTGTAGATTTTGAAGTGGCCCGCGCACAACTTAATGGATTACAGCGTCAGTTAGAGCCCAATAAAGCGGGTTTACGTAACCGAGTGTCTTCTACTGCAGATCAGGAAATTGCTCTGCTTAAGACCCGAATTGCCACACTACAAACCCAGCGTGAAGAGCGTCTGGCCGAATTATACCGCGACCCGGAATGGCGGACGAAAGCGAATCAAGATGCCAAAGTACAAGAGATGAATGCACAACTGAACCAACTTATTCGTCGCTTAGACAATGTCTCGGATCAGTTCATGCAAGAGAGTGCCGCCACAGTGATTGGCCCTGGTTCGGCCCAAGATCCTACGGGTATCAAAGAAGCCTTGGGCTATGAAAACCAACTCCGCCGACAAATCATTGAAAAAGAAATTGAAGTAAGTGGACTTGCTGCCCGTAAAAATGTTTTGGGTAGTCGTCTTGGAGAATATCAGTCTCGCCTCAGCACCATGCCAGGAACCTCCATCCAGTTGTCACAACTCCAACGCGACCGCGAAGGGAAAACCAAATTGTATGAGTATGTTACGAATAAGTTACAGGAAGCTCGTGCAGCGGAAACGGCAACGGTAGGCGGAATCCAAATTGTAGATACCGCCGAGGTGCCCACCATGCCTGTTCGTCCTGACCGACTGCTGAATCTTTTAATCGGCGCTATTCTTGGATTGGCGCTGGGTATAGGTATTGTTTTTGTTCGGAATGCACTGGATGACGTTATCCGTAAACCGGAAGAACTGCGTAAGCGGGGTCACAGTGTACTGGGTATTATCCCCTCGATGGAGCGCATTATCCGTACTGATTTTGCTGGAAAAGAAAAAATTGTTTTTGACAACAAAAACATCAGTACCTCATTGCTGACCTTACTGAACCCACTTTCTCCCATTGCAGAATCGTACCGACGATTCCGGACAAACGTAGAGTACAGTAAATTGGATACGCCCATCCAAACCCTGATGGTGACCAGCCCGGCTCCTGGAGATGGAAAAACAGTGACTGCCCTAAACCTTGCCATTGCTTTGGCGCAATCGGGACGCCGCACGATTTATATTGATGCAGATTTGCGGCGCCCTACCGGACATAAGATGATCGAAGTCCCTAAAGATCCTGGCTTGGTTGAGGTACTGTTTGAAGTTCATCCCTTCCGGCCAGAGGATTTTTATACGGGTATTGAGGACTTGTATCTATTGCCAGCGGGTAGCATGGTACCCAACCCTGCCGAACTCCTTGCGTCCAAAAAAATGCGGGATTTTGTTTTACAACTCAGAAACGAATTCGACGTTATCATTTTCGATACCCCACCTGTTTTAGCCGTATCAGACGCAAGTCTCCTCATAAGCCAGGCAGACGCCGCCATCTTGGTTCTCTCTGCTGGCGAAACCACTTGGCAAGGATTGGAGCGAAGTATGGAAAATATGATGTCGAATACAGGTGCTCGGCTGACGGGTGTGGTACTTAACCGCTTTGATCCCAAAGCGGCGTATGGCTACTATTCCTATTACAATAGCTACGACAGCTATTACAGCAATTATTACGGATACGGTGGATATGGCGAAGCCAAAGCTAATCCAGAAAATACTTCCGCAAAAAAACTTTAATCCACTATGTTCATGATCCATAAGTTTTCTCTTTTAATCTTGGTTTGTATGTTGGGTGGGGCAAGCATTACTTATGCACAACCGCGGATTACTCCACCATTATCCAATACACAGTCCTCCTCTTATGTTTTTTTGGCCACGCCTAACTCCATCACCATTCGCACCAGCATAACAGGTGAAGTACGCCATCCAGGTCTTTACGAAATTGAAAAAGGATGGCGTTTGGACGAATTATTGGCTGCGGCAGGCGGCCCCGTTCTGAGCCAACGAAGACTGCAAGATACCCGAAGCACGAGAATTCGGATATCTCGGGAAACCGAAAACGGCCGTATTGTTATCTATGATGAGTTGTATGACAATATGCTTCTTTCCCCCGAAGATTATCCAGTTATTCAACAAGGCGACTGGGTGAGTGTGGAGAGTGTAGTCAATGAAGGATTTAGCAAACGAGACCTCTTAAGCGTTGTTGGATTGGGTATCTCTGCGGTGAACCTAATTGTAACCTTGCTGAAGTAGCACATGAATCGCTCGCCTTCTTCTTTTGAGTTTCAAAACTATTCATCGTGATATTTCATAAATTTAATGTCTTGAACAAAATTAAAGCGTAAAGCAATGAAAGACAAAATTCATCCTAAATACGAAATCATTACGGTTCATCTAGCCGATGGAACAGAGTTTCAGACGCGCTCTACGATGAAAGGCCCGGTTTATCGTTCGGATGTGGACGCAACCAATCACCCGTTTTTTACCGGGAAGCAAATGTTTGTGGATACCGCAGGCCGGGTTGAGAAATTTATGCGTCGTTACGGAAAAAAATAAAGTTCCGTATTTACGATTTACATACGGTCTGCCTTTATATTAGGGTAGGCCGTTTTTTAGTTTTAATCTTTCCGATCATGCAAGATGCTATTCAATATATCCGTACCCGTGTAAACCGCTTCCCAAAACTTGCCCTTATCTTGGGGTCAGGGTTGGGTTCGCTGGCGGAAAGTGCCCTCAACACCATCGTATTGCCGACCGTAGATATACCGGGCTACCCGCGATCTACAGTTGAAGGCCATTCAGGCAAACTTATTTTTGGCGAGTTGGAAGGA is a window of Bacteroidetes Order II. bacterium DNA encoding:
- a CDS encoding polysaccharide biosynthesis tyrosine autokinase encodes the protein MSSFSRANEIGLNNGRANEYQPPAIGVPTENTPSEQEISLREIIEILMKGRWVILITFLAVLGVVAAYTFMIKPEYEAVTMLKIDTEKSGGGSADMAQLIGFTSANRNINNEIEMLKSRSLSRRVASNILENRSGKGNLSPLLEPDENGRVTERAVAARIKRGIVVKQVNPDVDLIEIKFTSNSPQEAQFVADTFVRTFQDWRLESTRESVSMARQFLEKQYEQLNETLKGSEQELETFLENKNVVQLDEEARQLVQQANEIKLESDKASVDFEVARAQLNGLQRQLEPNKAGLRNRVSSTADQEIALLKTRIATLQTQREERLAELYRDPEWRTKANQDAKVQEMNAQLNQLIRRLDNVSDQFMQESAATVIGPGSAQDPTGIKEALGYENQLRRQIIEKEIEVSGLAARKNVLGSRLGEYQSRLSTMPGTSIQLSQLQRDREGKTKLYEYVTNKLQEARAAETATVGGIQIVDTAEVPTMPVRPDRLLNLLIGAILGLALGIGIVFVRNALDDVIRKPEELRKRGHSVLGIIPSMERIIRTDFAGKEKIVFDNKNISTSLLTLLNPLSPIAESYRRFRTNVEYSKLDTPIQTLMVTSPAPGDGKTVTALNLAIALAQSGRRTIYIDADLRRPTGHKMIEVPKDPGLVEVLFEVHPFRPEDFYTGIEDLYLLPAGSMVPNPAELLASKKMRDFVLQLRNEFDVIIFDTPPVLAVSDASLLISQADAAILVLSAGETTWQGLERSMENMMSNTGARLTGVVLNRFDPKAAYGYYSYYNSYDSYYSNYYGYGGYGEAKANPENTSAKKL
- a CDS encoding SLBB domain-containing protein, which encodes MIHKFSLLILVCMLGGASITYAQPRITPPLSNTQSSSYVFLATPNSITIRTSITGEVRHPGLYEIEKGWRLDELLAAAGGPVLSQRRLQDTRSTRIRISRETENGRIVIYDELYDNMLLSPEDYPVIQQGDWVSVESVVNEGFSKRDLLSVVGLGISAVNLIVTLLK
- the rpmE gene encoding 50S ribosomal protein L31 → MKDKIHPKYEIITVHLADGTEFQTRSTMKGPVYRSDVDATNHPFFTGKQMFVDTAGRVEKFMRRYGKK